The Planococcus donghaensis genome contains a region encoding:
- a CDS encoding KinB-signaling pathway activation protein: MTIRNWVKFFFKALLIGGIVTGVLGLFVRWEDIFAEPFRNGQWGEFLAGFVWLIIIGLTMSIISQLCFFAYLTVHQIGMNIFRTLRLWNWVQLLIIVVVIADLILFRFAPNAQTTEQVWLYGTLLTILIVTGVVTAYIKAKWTNKETFISALFFMIVITTVEWLPALMVEAGNIDSWVTLLLFPFLVVNAYQLLVLPKYNAQSDVDRQKLEERRAARKAKVE; this comes from the coding sequence TTGACAATACGAAACTGGGTTAAGTTTTTCTTTAAAGCTCTTTTAATAGGTGGAATTGTAACAGGCGTACTTGGATTATTTGTCCGCTGGGAAGATATATTTGCAGAGCCTTTCCGTAACGGCCAATGGGGAGAATTTTTAGCGGGATTTGTTTGGCTAATCATTATCGGCTTAACGATGAGCATCATTAGCCAATTGTGTTTCTTTGCTTACTTAACGGTGCACCAAATTGGGATGAACATTTTCCGCACGTTGCGTTTGTGGAACTGGGTACAACTTTTAATTATTGTAGTGGTTATTGCGGATTTGATTTTATTCCGTTTTGCGCCTAATGCGCAAACGACAGAGCAAGTATGGTTATATGGAACGTTATTAACCATTTTAATTGTTACAGGAGTTGTGACAGCTTACATTAAAGCGAAGTGGACAAACAAAGAGACATTTATTTCTGCATTGTTTTTCATGATTGTGATTACGACAGTAGAATGGCTTCCTGCGTTGATGGTAGAAGCAGGGAATATTGATAGTTGGGTTACGTTATTGCTATTTCCATTCTTAGTGGTAAATGCGTATCAGCTTTTAGTATTACCGAAATACAACGCACAGTCCGATGTGGATCGTCAAAAATTAGAAGAGCGACGTGCTGCAAGAAAAGCAAAAGTAGAGTAA
- a CDS encoding citrate synthase/methylcitrate synthase, whose translation MFQKGLKGVVAVQTAIASVDGDLGELRYRGELVEAVIQEKSFEETAYFLWYGQSPNVQQLEQLQQQLLFYRKLPEHIVQITELLPKEISLMDAMRTLVSAYTHTKFQALSSQEQAIALTAALPVMTAAFYRIQNGQQPVEPRDDLGHTANYLWMINEQLPSAVQTEALETYLKLTMEHGMNASTFAARVTISTESDLVSAITSALGTMKGPLHGGAPSGVIDLLDTIKTEDRIAPIIEEKLNNGEKIMGFGHRVYRTEDPRSIILRKKCLALQGEDAWLDLAVTAEAYIVKKLNKQKPGRALYTNVEFYAAAIMRSIEMPTQLFTPTFSVARIVGWTVHTIEQQENNVIFRPQSEYIGT comes from the coding sequence ATGTTTCAAAAAGGATTAAAAGGCGTAGTAGCTGTTCAAACTGCGATTGCTTCTGTGGACGGGGACTTAGGGGAATTACGCTATCGTGGTGAACTGGTTGAAGCGGTTATCCAAGAGAAATCATTTGAGGAAACAGCTTATTTTCTTTGGTACGGTCAATCACCAAACGTCCAACAACTCGAGCAACTTCAACAACAATTGCTGTTTTACCGAAAACTACCTGAGCATATTGTTCAAATTACAGAGCTTTTGCCAAAAGAAATCTCATTAATGGATGCTATGCGAACATTGGTATCCGCTTATACACATACCAAATTCCAAGCCTTATCTTCTCAAGAACAAGCCATTGCACTTACAGCAGCGTTACCGGTAATGACCGCAGCTTTTTACCGCATTCAAAATGGACAGCAACCCGTTGAACCGAGAGATGATTTAGGACACACCGCTAATTATCTTTGGATGATCAACGAACAACTGCCTTCTGCTGTGCAAACAGAAGCGCTCGAAACGTATTTAAAACTAACGATGGAACATGGCATGAATGCTTCAACGTTTGCGGCACGTGTTACCATTTCAACGGAGTCCGACTTAGTATCCGCCATCACCTCAGCTCTTGGCACCATGAAAGGCCCTCTTCACGGGGGTGCCCCGTCAGGCGTTATCGATTTACTGGATACGATAAAAACGGAAGATCGCATCGCTCCAATTATTGAAGAAAAATTAAATAATGGAGAAAAAATTATGGGCTTTGGTCACCGAGTTTACCGGACAGAAGATCCACGGTCCATCATCCTTCGAAAAAAATGCCTAGCGCTTCAAGGAGAAGATGCGTGGCTCGATTTAGCAGTGACAGCAGAAGCCTATATTGTTAAAAAGCTCAATAAACAAAAGCCTGGTCGGGCACTTTACACCAATGTAGAATTTTATGCAGCAGCGATTATGCGATCTATTGAGATGCCGACTCAATTGTTTACACCCACTTTCAGTGTGGCGCGCATCGTGGGATGGACAGTTCATACAATCGAACAACAAGAAAACAACGTCATCTTCCGTCCACAGTCCGAATACATCGGAACCTAA
- a CDS encoding LysR family transcriptional regulator, with the protein MEVQWLRTFVDAAETLNFRKTSERLLMSQPSVTVHIRLLEENLGLSLFKRSHNRVSLTEEGRHFKEKAQKVLEQLDGSVEELHAFAQGYRKKWTLAISPLMAETVLPYVLRSFTEQHPEVELVIRVEESEAIEDLVETEEVSAGISALPSISRTIESLVVYEDPLLFILPRDAYDDETGPAISIEETLRKSILFTHHHPVFWEELLEKLRLQMPGIRTMKVTQAHIVKRFIQEGLGTSFLPKSIVRRELVEGRLMEAHFDLFPLPAVSTYFLTKQMGALEEDFVEHIQSVYFT; encoded by the coding sequence ATGGAAGTTCAATGGTTGAGAACGTTTGTGGATGCGGCAGAAACCTTGAATTTCAGAAAAACGTCAGAGCGCTTGTTGATGTCGCAGCCAAGTGTAACGGTCCATATTCGATTATTGGAAGAAAATTTAGGACTCTCTTTATTTAAGCGCAGTCATAATCGGGTATCGTTAACAGAAGAAGGCCGACATTTTAAAGAAAAAGCACAGAAAGTGTTAGAGCAACTAGATGGCAGTGTGGAAGAATTGCACGCTTTTGCTCAAGGCTACCGAAAGAAATGGACATTGGCGATTTCCCCGTTAATGGCCGAAACGGTTTTGCCTTATGTGCTGCGGTCTTTTACAGAACAACATCCAGAGGTTGAGCTAGTCATCCGGGTGGAAGAATCAGAAGCTATAGAGGATTTGGTTGAAACAGAAGAAGTATCGGCTGGAATTTCTGCTTTACCGTCTATTAGTCGTACGATTGAATCGCTTGTTGTATATGAGGATCCATTGTTATTTATTTTGCCAAGAGATGCTTATGACGATGAAACAGGACCAGCCATTTCAATAGAAGAAACTTTACGAAAATCGATTTTGTTTACGCATCATCATCCTGTTTTTTGGGAAGAGCTATTGGAAAAATTACGCCTCCAGATGCCTGGAATTCGAACAATGAAAGTGACACAAGCACATATTGTGAAACGCTTTATACAAGAAGGGCTAGGGACATCGTTTTTGCCCAAATCCATAGTGCGGCGCGAATTGGTGGAAGGTCGCTTAATGGAAGCACATTTTGATTTGTTTCCGCTGCCCGCAGTTTCTACTTATTTTCTAACAAAACAAATGGGTGCACTTGAAGAAGATTTTGTAGAGCACATCCAGTCGGTATACTTTACGTAA
- a CDS encoding GNAT family N-acetyltransferase, with product MIIESDGIRLRLLKRDDFEALWALYTPKIFEHMLNQVENFEDMVAWLEAGMNQSNVLIFAVENPETAEVIGTTRIYAIDDTNKSCEMGATFYALSAQRTHVNTSVKRALLSYCFEERGMIRVQFKTDAENVRSQKAIERIGAVKEGVLRNERIRSNGKPRDAVVYSIIDKEWPKVKKDLAKKANKYT from the coding sequence ATGATTATTGAATCAGATGGCATTCGTTTACGGTTATTAAAAAGAGATGATTTTGAAGCGTTATGGGCTTTGTATACACCGAAGATTTTTGAGCATATGCTCAATCAAGTCGAAAATTTTGAAGATATGGTGGCGTGGCTAGAAGCGGGAATGAATCAGTCAAATGTACTTATTTTTGCGGTGGAAAATCCGGAAACAGCAGAAGTTATCGGTACGACCCGTATATATGCAATTGATGATACGAATAAAAGCTGTGAAATGGGAGCAACATTTTATGCGTTGTCAGCACAGCGGACGCATGTCAATACATCTGTTAAACGTGCGTTACTTAGCTATTGTTTTGAAGAACGTGGCATGATTCGTGTTCAGTTTAAGACAGATGCTGAAAATGTGCGCTCGCAGAAGGCGATTGAACGGATCGGAGCGGTTAAAGAAGGAGTTCTTCGAAATGAGCGAATTCGGTCAAATGGCAAACCGCGAGATGCAGTGGTCTATTCCATTATCGATAAAGAGTGGCCAAAAGTGAAAAAAGATTTGGCGAAAAAAGCGAATAAATATACGTGA
- the rocF gene encoding arginase translates to MNKLNISIIGVPMDHGQTRRGVDMGPSAIRYAGVVDRIEELGHRVTDEGDILIGQTDGSVDTETNLRNLKAITKATEALGDKVFNVAEAGNFPLVLGGDHSIAIGTLAGISERHENLGVIWYDAHADMNTSDTSPSGNIHGMPLAASFGHGHEKLTNIRGYSPKVKPENIVIIGARSVDPGERELIKEHGIRVYSMHEIDKMGMHAVIEESIKYLKEERNTDAVHLSLDLDGIDPMYTPGVGTPVPGGISYRESHLAMEMLFDANIITSAEFVEVNPILDEKNKTADVAVALIGSLFGEKLL, encoded by the coding sequence ATGAATAAATTAAATATTTCTATTATCGGAGTTCCAATGGACCACGGTCAAACTCGTCGTGGTGTTGATATGGGACCAAGCGCTATCCGTTATGCAGGTGTTGTAGACCGCATCGAAGAGTTAGGCCATCGCGTTACAGATGAAGGGGACATCCTGATTGGTCAAACAGACGGCAGTGTAGATACAGAAACAAACTTACGTAATTTGAAAGCGATTACTAAAGCAACAGAAGCGTTAGGCGATAAAGTATTTAACGTAGCAGAAGCTGGAAATTTCCCATTAGTATTAGGTGGCGATCACAGTATTGCGATTGGTACACTTGCTGGAATTTCAGAACGTCACGAAAACTTAGGCGTTATTTGGTATGATGCGCATGCAGATATGAACACAAGCGATACGTCACCATCAGGTAACATCCACGGCATGCCGCTTGCAGCAAGCTTTGGACATGGTCATGAAAAATTGACGAACATTCGCGGGTATTCACCAAAAGTAAAACCTGAAAACATTGTCATCATCGGAGCTCGTTCAGTAGACCCTGGTGAGCGTGAATTGATCAAAGAACACGGCATTCGCGTTTATAGCATGCACGAAATTGATAAAATGGGCATGCATGCCGTAATCGAAGAATCGATTAAGTACTTAAAAGAAGAGCGCAACACAGATGCGGTTCACTTATCATTAGATCTTGATGGCATTGATCCAATGTACACGCCAGGCGTTGGGACACCCGTTCCAGGCGGCATTAGCTACCGTGAAAGCCATTTAGCAATGGAAATGTTGTTTGATGCAAACATCATTACGTCTGCTGAATTTGTAGAAGTAAACCCGATTCTTGATGAGAAAAACAAAACAGCTGATGTAGCAGTTGCGTTGATCGGTTCATTGTTCGGCGAAAAATTATTATAA
- the sigW gene encoding RNA polymerase sigma factor SigW, whose translation MDALVNKRIAKVIKGDQNAFAEIVELYQHQLYQVCFRMLGNKQEAEDIAQEAFMRAYVNIHTFDQNRKFSTWLYRIATNLCIDRIRKKKPDYHLDAEVRGTEGLNMYSKIANEDELPEEELMRMEVQERVQYEISRLPDKYRAAIVLKYIEELPLAEISEILDLPLGTVKTRIHRGREALRKQLSNL comes from the coding sequence ATGGATGCGTTAGTGAACAAACGAATAGCAAAAGTAATAAAAGGCGATCAGAACGCATTCGCCGAAATCGTGGAGCTTTACCAGCATCAGCTGTATCAAGTTTGCTTTCGTATGCTTGGTAACAAGCAGGAAGCAGAAGATATTGCGCAAGAAGCTTTTATGCGTGCGTATGTAAATATTCATACGTTTGATCAGAATCGGAAATTTTCTACTTGGTTATACCGCATCGCCACCAATTTATGCATCGATCGAATCCGTAAGAAAAAGCCGGATTATCACTTGGATGCTGAAGTGCGCGGGACGGAAGGCTTGAATATGTATTCGAAAATTGCCAATGAGGATGAACTACCAGAAGAAGAGTTAATGCGGATGGAAGTTCAAGAGCGGGTACAGTACGAAATCAGCCGCTTGCCAGATAAGTACCGTGCCGCTATTGTATTAAAGTATATTGAAGAATTGCCACTTGCGGAAATCAGTGAAATTTTGGATTTGCCGTTAGGAACGGTAAAGACGCGTATACACCGAGGGCGAGAAGCTCTTCGTAAGCAATTGAGCAATTTGTAG
- a CDS encoding zf-HC2 domain-containing protein: MNTCPENVLELMNHYLDGDLNPSEEQQLKEHLESCPDCREQYQALSKTVAFVQSASHIQAPSDFVQKTMERLPKERQRAGVQRWLRRHPMLAAAALFCLLMSTALFTNFNDDQQFSFTKQPNLVVEGQTVIVPEGETVVGNLTIRNGDLRVEGELQGDVTIVNGQYMASSGVITGEIEEIDQAFEWLWFTIKEGFKDAAAIFETNDNQTTD; encoded by the coding sequence ATGAATACGTGTCCGGAAAACGTGTTAGAGTTAATGAATCATTACCTCGACGGGGATCTTAATCCAAGCGAGGAACAACAGTTAAAAGAGCACTTGGAAAGCTGCCCTGACTGCAGAGAGCAGTACCAAGCTTTAAGCAAAACCGTTGCATTTGTCCAAAGTGCATCCCATATACAGGCTCCGTCTGATTTTGTCCAAAAGACAATGGAACGATTGCCGAAAGAAAGACAGCGCGCGGGCGTTCAGCGCTGGTTAAGAAGACATCCCATGCTTGCTGCTGCCGCGTTATTCTGTTTATTAATGAGCACAGCGTTGTTTACCAACTTTAACGACGACCAACAGTTTTCATTTACGAAACAACCGAATTTGGTTGTAGAAGGACAAACGGTTATTGTCCCTGAAGGGGAAACCGTGGTAGGCAACTTAACTATACGCAATGGCGATTTACGGGTAGAAGGTGAACTTCAAGGAGACGTCACGATTGTCAATGGTCAGTACATGGCATCAAGCGGTGTAATTACCGGAGAAATTGAAGAAATCGATCAAGCTTTTGAATGGCTATGGTTTACGATTAAAGAAGGATTTAAAGATGCTGCCGCTATTTTTGAAACAAATGACAATCAAACAACCGATTAA
- the cdaA gene encoding diadenylate cyclase CdaA, translated as MPFLESLTDQTPFRLLGNIIDILLVWFVVYKLITVIKGTKAVQLLKGIFVIIIARLVTQALNLETLGWIMQQVLEWGFLAIIIIFQPELRRALEQLGRGKLFSSSTLNEESERNRLIEAMSKSVSYMAKRRIGALVSIERETGLSEYIETGIPMNSDLTSELMINLFIPNTPLHDGAVIVQKNRIAAAACYLPLSESPFISKELGTRHRAALGISEVTDAITIVVSEETGAISLTANGDLHRNLSLEDFEVKLRRIWFGVAQQEVASSWWNWRRKKNG; from the coding sequence ATGCCTTTTTTGGAAAGTTTAACAGACCAAACACCATTTAGACTTCTAGGAAATATCATCGACATTTTATTGGTGTGGTTCGTTGTTTATAAATTGATAACGGTCATCAAAGGAACGAAAGCCGTTCAATTGCTGAAAGGAATCTTTGTCATTATTATTGCACGCCTCGTGACGCAAGCGCTCAACCTAGAAACATTAGGTTGGATTATGCAACAGGTATTGGAATGGGGCTTTTTAGCCATCATTATCATATTCCAACCAGAGTTGCGTCGTGCACTTGAACAACTGGGACGCGGTAAACTGTTCTCAAGCAGTACGTTGAACGAAGAATCGGAACGCAATCGACTGATTGAAGCCATGTCCAAGTCCGTCAGTTATATGGCAAAACGCCGAATCGGAGCACTCGTCTCAATTGAGCGTGAAACCGGTTTGAGCGAATACATTGAAACGGGAATTCCGATGAACTCGGACCTTACATCTGAATTGATGATTAATTTATTCATTCCGAATACACCGTTGCACGATGGAGCGGTAATTGTTCAAAAAAACCGGATTGCAGCAGCCGCTTGTTATTTGCCGCTGTCTGAAAGTCCGTTTATTTCCAAAGAGCTCGGAACACGTCATCGTGCCGCTCTTGGCATCAGTGAAGTAACCGATGCGATTACAATTGTCGTATCAGAAGAAACTGGGGCCATCAGCTTAACGGCAAATGGTGATTTGCACCGTAATTTATCACTTGAAGACTTCGAAGTAAAACTGCGCCGCATTTGGTTTGGCGTAGCCCAGCAAGAAGTCGCTTCTTCTTGGTGGAATTGGAGGAGGAAAAAGAATGGATAA
- a CDS encoding YbbR-like domain-containing protein, with product MDKMMDNRWFLRITALLLAFLLFFSVQAEDNSSGSTDTSRVSEVIEDVEIEVYHDNDLMVSGVPKTADLHLTGPVSIVQAARQLEDFTLFVDLRNLPLGEHQVPIQTENVSEQLTTRVDPAFVNVVIEERVSQEFRIDPDINDRMLAEGFVLDKVTVNPETVIVTGPKSMIDAISFVKATVSGEQGVNESFTTAARVRVLAEDLTKLENAEIEPEEVEVTVKVVEYSKTVPVRIEPTGKVQAGISINNWTTSTEEIRIFGPKTVVDEMTEYVVEVDASSITAEDSTVDVELSIPSGASAVSPAQVTVEAEVVSDDSAQLPVD from the coding sequence ATGGATAAAATGATGGATAATCGCTGGTTTTTGCGAATTACGGCGCTGTTGTTAGCCTTCCTTTTGTTCTTCTCTGTACAAGCGGAAGATAATTCCTCGGGGTCGACGGACACTAGTCGAGTGTCGGAAGTGATTGAAGACGTAGAGATTGAGGTATACCATGACAATGACTTGATGGTTAGTGGCGTGCCGAAAACGGCCGACTTGCACTTAACAGGTCCGGTTAGTATTGTTCAAGCGGCACGTCAGTTAGAAGATTTTACGTTGTTTGTGGATTTGCGCAATTTGCCGCTTGGCGAACACCAAGTCCCCATCCAAACTGAAAACGTCTCGGAACAATTAACAACTCGAGTAGATCCTGCTTTTGTAAACGTCGTAATTGAAGAACGGGTGTCGCAAGAATTTCGAATTGACCCGGACATTAATGATCGTATGCTCGCAGAAGGCTTTGTTTTAGATAAAGTGACGGTTAATCCAGAAACCGTTATTGTAACCGGTCCTAAAAGTATGATTGATGCCATTAGCTTTGTAAAAGCAACGGTTTCTGGAGAACAAGGTGTCAATGAATCTTTTACGACGGCAGCACGTGTACGGGTACTAGCAGAAGATTTGACGAAACTGGAAAATGCGGAAATCGAACCGGAAGAAGTTGAAGTGACTGTTAAAGTTGTCGAATACAGCAAAACAGTGCCTGTTAGAATTGAGCCAACTGGAAAAGTTCAAGCAGGTATTAGCATTAACAACTGGACCACATCCACGGAAGAAATCCGGATTTTCGGTCCGAAAACAGTCGTCGATGAAATGACTGAGTATGTAGTAGAAGTAGACGCTTCCAGCATCACCGCTGAAGATAGCACAGTAGACGTAGAGTTAAGCATTCCATCTGGTGCTTCAGCCGTTTCACCAGCTCAAGTAACGGTGGAAGCAGAAGTAGTAAGCGATGATTCGGCACAGCTGCCAGTAGACTAA
- the glmM gene encoding phosphoglucosamine mutase: MGKYFGTDGVRGVANSELTPELAFRLGRIGGYILTKSAKDKPKVLIGRDTRISGEMLEGALAAGLLSVGAEVMRLGVISTPGVSYLTRVMSAEAGVMISASHNPVEDNGIKFFGSDGFKLSDAQEAEIEALLDSDEDLLPRPTGGDLGSITDYFEGGQKYLQYLKQTVDEEFDGILVALDCAHGATSTLATHVFADLDADITSMGASPNGLNINAGVGSTHPEKLAELVLEKGADIGLAFDGDGDRLIAVDEKGNIVDGDQIMYICAKHLHSEGRLKKDTVVSTVMSNMGFYKALESHGMKSNKTAVGDRYVVEEMKKNEYNLGGEQSGHIIFLDYNTTGDGLLTGLQLVNIMKITGKKLSELASEMTIFPQKLVNIRVTDKHAVTDNAKVAEVISEVEAEMNGNGRVLVRPSGTEPLVRIMVEAASAEDCENYVERIAVVVRSEMGLS, from the coding sequence ATGGGAAAATATTTTGGAACAGATGGAGTACGGGGAGTTGCCAATAGCGAGCTAACACCTGAATTGGCTTTTAGATTAGGTCGTATAGGCGGATATATTTTAACAAAAAGCGCAAAAGACAAACCGAAAGTGCTAATTGGCCGTGATACACGAATTTCAGGTGAAATGTTAGAAGGCGCTTTGGCTGCCGGATTACTTTCTGTTGGAGCGGAAGTTATGCGTCTTGGCGTTATTAGCACACCAGGCGTTTCGTATTTGACGCGTGTAATGAGTGCAGAAGCGGGCGTTATGATTTCAGCTTCGCATAATCCTGTAGAAGACAATGGCATCAAATTCTTCGGTTCAGACGGCTTTAAACTGTCGGATGCACAAGAAGCGGAAATTGAAGCGTTATTAGATAGCGATGAAGATCTATTGCCACGTCCAACTGGTGGCGATCTTGGAAGCATCACGGATTATTTTGAAGGCGGACAAAAATACCTTCAATACTTAAAACAAACAGTGGATGAAGAGTTTGACGGCATTTTAGTAGCGCTTGATTGTGCACACGGTGCCACGTCTACATTAGCAACGCATGTATTTGCGGATTTAGATGCAGACATTACATCAATGGGTGCTTCGCCAAACGGCTTGAATATTAACGCGGGCGTAGGTTCTACGCACCCTGAGAAATTAGCAGAACTCGTTCTTGAAAAAGGGGCAGACATTGGCTTGGCGTTTGATGGCGACGGCGATCGTCTAATCGCAGTAGATGAAAAAGGCAATATTGTCGATGGCGATCAAATTATGTACATTTGTGCAAAGCATTTGCATTCAGAAGGTCGTTTGAAGAAAGATACTGTCGTTTCAACTGTAATGAGCAATATGGGCTTTTACAAAGCATTGGAAAGCCACGGCATGAAGAGCAACAAAACAGCTGTTGGTGACCGTTATGTCGTAGAAGAAATGAAGAAAAATGAATACAACCTGGGCGGCGAACAATCAGGTCATATCATTTTCTTAGATTACAATACAACTGGCGATGGCTTGTTAACAGGGCTTCAGTTAGTAAACATCATGAAAATTACAGGCAAGAAATTGTCGGAATTGGCATCTGAAATGACGATTTTCCCGCAAAAACTTGTGAATATTCGTGTGACGGATAAACATGCGGTAACGGATAACGCAAAAGTGGCAGAAGTGATTTCTGAAGTTGAAGCAGAAATGAACGGCAACGGCCGTGTGCTTGTGCGTCCTTCAGGTACAGAGCCATTGGTACGTATTATGGTAGAAGCAGCTTCAGCAGAAGACTGCGAAAACTATGTAGAACGCATTGCAGTGGTTGTGCGTAGTGAAATGGGTTTAAGCTAA
- the glmS gene encoding glutamine--fructose-6-phosphate transaminase (isomerizing): protein MCGIVGYIGENDSKEILLKGLERLEYRGYDSAGIAVRNGSGVKVFKEKGRIADLRGVVENDVMGSTGIGHTRWATHGKPTRANAHPHQNTSDRFTLVHNGVIENYHHIQRDYLADVEMESDTDTEIIVQLIGKFVGEGMTTQEAFTKTLTLLKGSYAIALLDAEEEQTIFVAKNKSPLLVGLGEDFNVIASDAMAMLQLTDQFVELMDQEIVIVRKDSVEILTLDGKSVSRLPFTAEIDMSDIEKGTYPHYMLKEIDEQPAVVRKIVQAYQDENDKLTIKPEILEAMQAADRIHIIAAGTSYHAGLIGKEYIEKLAGIPVEVHVSSEFGYNMPLLSENPLFIFISQSGETADSRQVLVKIKELGHASLTVTNVAGSTLSRESDHTLLLHAGPEIAVASTKAYTAQLAVLSILAAVTAEARGLDIGFDLVQELGIVANAIQAQVDSKEEMEQIATDFLSTTRNCFFIGRVMDYFVGLEGSLKLKEISYIQAEGFAGGELKHGTIALIEEGTPVIALATQEAVNLNIRGNVKEVAARGANPCIISMEGLQEEGDSLVLPKVNELLSPLVSVIPMQLISYYAALHRDCDVDKPRNLAKSVTVE from the coding sequence ATGTGTGGAATTGTAGGATATATTGGAGAAAATGATTCAAAGGAAATTTTGTTAAAAGGCTTAGAGCGTTTGGAATACCGCGGTTATGATTCAGCAGGAATCGCTGTCCGCAACGGTAGTGGCGTGAAAGTGTTTAAAGAAAAAGGACGTATCGCAGATTTACGCGGCGTTGTAGAAAATGATGTTATGGGTTCAACTGGGATCGGTCATACGCGTTGGGCGACTCATGGTAAACCAACACGTGCAAATGCTCACCCACATCAAAACACATCTGACCGTTTCACACTTGTGCACAACGGTGTTATTGAAAACTACCACCACATTCAGCGCGATTATTTAGCTGACGTGGAAATGGAGTCAGATACGGATACAGAGATTATCGTTCAGTTGATCGGTAAATTTGTTGGAGAAGGCATGACAACTCAAGAAGCATTTACTAAAACTCTTACTTTGCTAAAAGGTTCATATGCAATTGCGTTACTTGACGCTGAAGAAGAGCAAACGATTTTTGTAGCGAAAAACAAAAGCCCGTTATTAGTAGGACTTGGCGAAGATTTCAACGTTATCGCGTCTGATGCAATGGCAATGTTGCAATTGACTGACCAGTTTGTTGAATTGATGGACCAAGAAATCGTTATTGTCCGCAAAGACAGCGTGGAAATTTTAACATTGGATGGCAAGTCGGTAAGCCGCCTACCATTCACTGCAGAAATCGACATGAGCGATATTGAAAAAGGCACATACCCGCATTATATGTTGAAAGAAATTGACGAGCAGCCAGCAGTTGTCCGCAAAATCGTTCAAGCATACCAAGACGAAAATGATAAATTAACGATCAAACCAGAAATTTTAGAAGCAATGCAAGCGGCTGACCGCATTCACATCATTGCGGCTGGAACAAGCTATCACGCTGGATTGATCGGTAAAGAATATATTGAAAAATTAGCTGGCATTCCAGTTGAAGTGCATGTATCAAGTGAATTTGGTTACAATATGCCATTGTTGTCGGAAAACCCATTGTTCATCTTTATTTCTCAATCAGGGGAAACAGCGGATAGCCGTCAAGTATTGGTGAAAATCAAAGAACTAGGCCATGCGTCATTAACAGTAACAAACGTTGCAGGATCTACGTTATCTCGTGAGTCTGACCATACGTTATTGTTGCATGCAGGTCCAGAAATCGCGGTTGCTTCTACAAAAGCGTACACTGCACAATTGGCAGTCTTGTCTATTTTAGCAGCGGTAACAGCTGAAGCACGCGGCCTTGATATCGGTTTTGATTTGGTTCAAGAACTAGGAATCGTTGCAAATGCTATTCAAGCACAAGTGGATTCGAAAGAAGAAATGGAACAAATTGCGACAGACTTCTTGTCGACAACACGTAACTGCTTCTTTATCGGTCGCGTAATGGATTATTTCGTTGGACTTGAAGGTTCATTGAAATTAAAAGAAATTTCGTATATCCAAGCTGAAGGCTTTGCAGGCGGCGAATTAAAACACGGTACGATTGCGTTGATCGAAGAAGGAACACCGGTTATCGCACTTGCGACACAAGAAGCGGTTAACTTGAACATCCGTGGTAACGTGAAAGAAGTAGCGGCACGCGGTGCAAACCCATGTATCATCTCAATGGAAGGCTTACAAGAAGAAGGCGATAGCCTTGTCTTGCCAAAAGTGAACGAATTGCTATCACCACTCGTATCGGTTATCCCGATGCAGTTGATCAGCTATTACGCAGCGCTTCACCGCGACTGTGACGTTGACAAGCCACGTAACTTAGCAAAATCAGTAACAGTTGAATAA